In Castanea sativa cultivar Marrone di Chiusa Pesio chromosome 6, ASM4071231v1, a single window of DNA contains:
- the LOC142639472 gene encoding uncharacterized protein LOC142639472, translating to MCRAHDWKMKCHVRFEIFASVSQDSVENGYVRPTTTKSEWNKAILALANANSKAINAIFCGVSTDEFHTISHVKTAKEAWTILETTYKGTKKVKDTKLQMLTTQFKEVSMSDDESFDSFYGRLNKIVISKLNLREKTENAKVVRKILRSFPKSFRAKVIAIEESKGLDEIKIQELI from the exons ATgtgtagagcacatgactggaagatgAAGTGTCATGTCAGGTTTGAGATTTTTGCAAGTGTCTCGCAG GATTCCGTTGAGAATGGATATGTAAGACCCACTACAACCAAATCCGAATGGAATAAAGCTATTCTGGCTTTGGCAAACGCTAATAGCAAAGCTATTAACGCTATTTTCTGTGGTGTTTCTACTGATGAGTTTCACACGATTTCGCATGTGAAGACCGCCAAAGAGGcgtggaccattcttgagacaaCTTACAAAGGTACCAAGAAAGTTAAGGACACTAAGCTTCAAATGCTCACTACTCAGTTTAAAGAAGTAAGTATGAGTGACGATGAGtcgtttgattctttttatGGGAGACTCAACAAAATAGTGATTTCCAAGCTCAATCTTAGGGAGAAGACAGAAAATGCCAAGGTGGTGAGGAAGATCTTGAGATCCTTCCCCAAAAGCTTCCGGGCTAAGGTTATAGCCATAGAGGAGAGTAAAGGTTTGGATGAGATAAAGATTCAAGAACTCATTTGA
- the LOC142639471 gene encoding G-type lectin S-receptor-like serine/threonine-protein kinase At4g27290 — MLDIKPLFVFCLLFFLRLSATIDTIIPSHSIRDGETSVSAGGTFELGFFSPGSSKGRYLGIWYRISTDAVVWVANRETPIANRSGVMKVTNEGDIVLLSNTNSVVWSSNTTRAAASPVVKLLDSGNLVVKDGNDNGLENLLWQSFDYPCNTLMLGMKLGKNFVTGRDWFLTSWKSTDDPATSNTIREEIWRICGGMLPLNLLDLN; from the coding sequence ATGTTAGACATCAAACCTCTTTTTGTGTTCTGTTTACTATTTTTCTTAAGGCTCTCTGCAACGATAGACACTATAATTCCAAGCCATTCTATCAGAGACGGTGAGACTTCAGTTTCAGCTGGTGGAACCTTTGAATTGGGATTCTTCAGTCCAGGCAGTTCAAAAGGCCGATACTTGGGAATATGGTATAGGATATCTACTGACGCAGTTGTATGGGTAGCCAATAGAGAGACTCCAATTGCTAATCGCTCAGGAGTCATGAAGGTTACAAATGAAGGAGATATTGTTCTTCTCAGCAACACAAACAGTGTTGTTTGGTCATCCAATACGACAAGAGCTGCAGCAAGTCCAGTAGTAAAGCTGTTGGATTCAGGAAATCTTGTTGTGAAAGATGGAAATGACAATGGCTTGGAGAACTTATTGTGGCAGAGCTTTGATTATCCTTGCAACACATTGATGCTAGGAATGAAGTTGGGAAAGAACTTCGTAACAGGTCGAGACTGGTTTTTAACATCTTGGAAAAGCACAGACGATCCTGCTACGTCAAATACAATAAGAGAAGAAATCTGGCGTATTTGTGGTGGAATGTTGCCACTGAATTTATTGGATCTTAATTGA